In a single window of the Flavobacterium sp. W4I14 genome:
- a CDS encoding CRP-like cAMP-binding protein (product_source=COG0664; cath_funfam=2.60.120.10; cog=COG0664; superfamily=51206), protein MTGIYSQGDHLGINSVLSDSCYADTATALEDSSVCLIPLDQMETILNLYPEVARKFIHLLSRDNRAKEEQLLELAYNSVGKKMAGTLLRLY, encoded by the coding sequence ATGACAGGTATTTATAGTCAGGGTGACCACCTGGGTATTAATTCGGTTTTAAGTGATAGTTGTTATGCAGATACTGCTACAGCCCTCGAGGATAGCAGTGTATGCCTAATTCCACTGGATCAAATGGAAACCATACTTAATTTATACCCCGAGGTGGCACGAAAATTTATCCATTTGCTTTCCCGGGACAATAGAGCAAAGGAAGAGCAACTCTTGGAACTGGCCTATAATTCAGTAGGAAAGAAAATGGCAGGAACACTTCTCCGGCTTTATTGA
- a CDS encoding biofilm PGA synthesis N-glycosyltransferase PgaC (product_source=KO:K11936; cath_funfam=3.90.550.10; cog=COG1215; ko=KO:K11936; pfam=PF00535; superfamily=53448; transmembrane_helix_parts=Outside_1_4,TMhelix_5_27,Inside_28_293,TMhelix_294_316,Outside_317_319,TMhelix_320_342,Inside_343_353,TMhelix_354_376,Outside_377_388) — MIIFLWTCLFIVTYTFVGYGLVLYVLIKIKRLFAKPKKFLADAVLPSITLLVAAWNEEFIIIDKIKNTLQLDYPKELLQIIFITDGSTDLTPDLIYPYKEIILMHNADRHGKMAAIKRAIPQVEGEIIVFSDANTFLNQEALQELVKHYQDKKVGAVAGEKRIMVNQHADASSAGEGFYWKYESRLKKWDYELYSNVGAAGELFSIRASLYEPIESDTIIDDHMIAMRIAEKGYLIAYEPAAYASETASENTGEELKRKIRIAAGGIQSILRLKIAANPFRYPVLTFQYLSHRVLRWTVTPFLLVMALLTNIWIVSNHGAPFYTLLLTAQCMFYMLAILGFVMERKSIRIKPLFIPYYFCMMNYAVAAGIIRYINQNQSAAWERSLRK, encoded by the coding sequence ATGATAATTTTCCTCTGGACCTGCCTTTTTATCGTAACCTATACTTTTGTTGGTTACGGATTAGTGCTTTATGTACTTATAAAAATTAAACGGCTATTTGCTAAACCAAAAAAATTCCTAGCTGATGCAGTGCTGCCGTCGATAACTTTACTGGTGGCTGCCTGGAATGAAGAATTCATAATTATTGATAAAATTAAAAATACGCTTCAGTTGGATTATCCAAAAGAGCTGTTACAGATCATCTTCATCACCGACGGGTCTACAGACCTTACGCCAGATCTCATTTACCCATACAAAGAGATTATCCTGATGCATAATGCCGATCGCCACGGAAAGATGGCGGCGATTAAAAGGGCGATACCACAAGTGGAAGGTGAAATCATTGTATTTTCTGATGCCAACACCTTTTTGAACCAAGAAGCACTGCAAGAGCTGGTAAAGCACTACCAGGATAAAAAGGTTGGTGCTGTTGCGGGTGAAAAACGGATAATGGTGAACCAGCATGCAGATGCCAGTTCTGCAGGCGAGGGCTTTTATTGGAAATACGAATCGAGGCTTAAAAAATGGGACTACGAGTTATATTCTAATGTGGGAGCCGCTGGTGAACTTTTTAGCATCCGCGCTTCATTATACGAACCCATCGAGTCAGACACGATAATTGATGATCACATGATCGCAATGAGAATAGCAGAAAAAGGCTACCTGATCGCATACGAACCTGCAGCTTATGCCAGCGAAACCGCCTCGGAAAATACTGGTGAAGAATTGAAGCGGAAGATCAGGATTGCTGCTGGTGGAATCCAATCGATCCTTCGATTAAAAATTGCTGCTAACCCTTTCCGCTATCCGGTTTTAACATTTCAGTACCTTTCGCATAGAGTATTAAGATGGACCGTTACGCCCTTTTTGCTGGTTATGGCCCTGTTAACGAACATCTGGATTGTTTCCAATCATGGGGCTCCATTTTATACGCTTTTGCTTACAGCGCAGTGTATGTTTTATATGCTGGCGATCCTTGGATTTGTGATGGAACGTAAAAGTATTAGGATCAAACCGTTATTTATTCCTTATTATTTCTGTATGATGAATTATGCCGTTGCAGCAGGGATTATCAGGTATATCAACCAAAACCAGAGTGCAGCCTGGGAAAGATCATTAAGGAAATAA
- a CDS encoding LCP family protein required for cell wall assembly (product_source=TIGR00350; cog=COG1316; ko=KO:K01005; pfam=PF03816; tigrfam=TIGR00350; transmembrane_helix_parts=Inside_1_11,TMhelix_12_34,Outside_35_282), translating to MLSTTIKIKSSFLIIVSFILFSHSLYAQQILLIGSDSREENKRGNADLIMVITVKNKEVKLTSILRDTYVYIKGYGNQKLNAAYRLGGRKLLISTINANFKTKLTSSIVTDFNNTAGLIDAFGGITLTIDKGIHHYVNNYITEQAYLKGVPLLPLSRTGTIKMTGDQALAYARVRVVGTGYDDHARVERQKNVTKAVISYAVKNKSAALKNISELWSMIDTDINLKDYFKTFSSFLDKKRLPRSQVFPKGNLYTNERIDNVGLVLKIKDFKRASYDLNNMIK from the coding sequence ATGTTATCTACAACAATCAAAATCAAATCCTCATTCTTAATAATAGTATCGTTCATCCTATTTTCACATTCGCTTTATGCGCAGCAAATCTTGCTGATTGGATCAGATTCAAGGGAAGAAAATAAGCGGGGCAATGCAGACCTGATCATGGTAATCACCGTAAAAAATAAAGAGGTAAAGTTGACATCCATTTTGCGTGACACCTATGTGTATATCAAAGGTTATGGAAACCAGAAACTTAATGCAGCGTATCGCCTGGGTGGACGAAAATTATTGATATCCACCATTAATGCAAATTTTAAAACTAAACTGACCTCTTCAATCGTTACCGATTTTAATAATACGGCGGGGCTGATAGATGCTTTCGGAGGAATAACTTTAACGATAGATAAAGGCATCCACCACTATGTAAACAATTATATCACAGAACAGGCCTATTTAAAAGGGGTACCGCTTTTGCCACTTAGCCGTACCGGAACTATTAAAATGACAGGCGATCAGGCCCTGGCTTATGCCCGTGTACGGGTTGTTGGAACTGGTTACGATGATCATGCAAGGGTTGAAAGACAAAAAAATGTAACCAAAGCAGTAATCAGCTACGCGGTAAAAAATAAATCAGCGGCCTTAAAAAACATTTCTGAGTTATGGTCGATGATCGATACCGACATTAATCTGAAGGATTACTTTAAAACCTTCAGTTCCTTTTTAGATAAAAAACGATTGCCCAGATCACAGGTGTTTCCAAAAGGGAATTTGTACACTAACGAGCGGATCGATAATGTAGGCCTTGTGTTGAAGATCAAAGATTTCAAAAGGGCATCCTATGATCTAAATAACATGATTAAATAA
- a CDS encoding amino acid adenylation domain-containing protein (product_source=TIGR01733; cath_funfam=1.10.1200.10,2.30.38.10,3.30.300.30,3.40.366.10,3.40.47.10,3.40.50.980,3.40.640.10; cog=COG0001,COG0318,COG3321; pfam=PF00109,PF00202,PF00501,PF00550,PF00698,PF02801,PF13193,PF16197; smart=SM00823,SM00825,SM00827; superfamily=52151,53383,53901,56801; tigrfam=TIGR01733): protein MLNNTLSALITAQCNVSPHNIALEYNNQSLAYGELEARSNQLANFLIQNGIDKDSRVPILLNRSFEMIIAILAIMKCGASYVPIDPSYPMERISYIIDDIDANFLITAFKTPPNFAGTTILLDGNSSPIDTAPKTPLPVITDGEAISYIIYTSGSTGKPKGVVVQNKAVSSFIINQSSYYGITAADRILLFSSISFDASVEQIFIALTTGACLVLLPEELLADVERFTQYVSDKKITHLDVTPGFLENLDPEKYTTLKRIVVGGDVCPKALFLKWQSKGEFYNVYGPTEATVTATAFRCSADQISLSESLPIGEPLAGTAVYILDETKQMVAAGKVGEIYITGLQLAKGYLNNDTLTAQNFIKISSLGNHLFYKTGDMGRWLADGNIEYIGRRDEQVKIRGYRIEIGEIENALNASPLISQSVVLVKSNTESDKQLIAFVVSDTTFNKTDIEAYLSTRLPEYMIPRIWVELEQMPLTISGKIDKKKLVIPDYSDLLTTPYVAPRTALEIKIAAIWKEVLTAKRIGVNDNFFDLGGNSLLSQRLIIAMDSQDIKIPVVKLYQYPTVSGLSNYLTKALESTRLKRHSSGNNSRDIAVIGMAGRFPGAETIAELWDILAQGRETTTFFSDEDLDVNIPEQVKKDPLYIKARGIIKNPKMFDPDFFGINRKLAELMDPQHRIFLEIAFEVLEKTGHLPSKVDYKTGVFAGCGPNFYYETNVLAHPDKIETMGKLQVTTVNDKDYIASRTAYHLNLKGPAININSACSTSLLAILEAVNSLRAMQCDIAMAGGASINASINSGHIYQEGSILSKDGHCRPFDDESTGTVFSDGAGVVLLKRLEDAQADGDTIYAVIRGVGVSNDGYDKASFTAPSTDGQADAVLSAIVDADIETTEITYIETHGTGTPIGDPIEFEGLVQAFGNQVNKQYCAIGSIKSNFGHLTEAAGVASFIKTCLSLYHKKLVPSIGFNTPNKNINFNNSPFYVNDQLQDWTDEKKVAGVSSFGVGGTNVHVILEGYENNIDTTSTSREYELIAISAKSAESLISYKSQLKNFASLHTATLAEDLGFSLQNSRGFFNHRGFVIVDTKKNLAEQLATNNQDLFFNKQLTKKANDLVFMFPGQGSQYHNMGSGLYQQEPVYRQAIDECADILKALIGSDLRNLLFSANQGTEVLQNTQYAQPAIFATEYAMAKLWMSFGCNPALLCGHSVGEYVAAHLAGIFSLADALKLVALRGKMISELPAGGMLSIRVKNLDLLSILPADLSIAAENTKNLYVIAGPVESLSSFQTKLEGLGIPGKFLSSKHAFHSSMMDPVIPAFRKLVATISLSGPKTPVMSTVTGSLLEDKDALNIDYWTDHLRKTVKFETAITHIAATYDPIFLEVGPGDTLSIFTKQIVMEQPVASAVIPGVKQGDADTRQLIHSLGRLFLEGHEINWEEYYKNQQRKFLELPSYCFDRKKYWVEPAQNNLPHQGKTKFNDITMDTDQQEMQTKMLFTKVKTVLENSSGIEFEGVDISKNFLEIGFDSLLLTQVASSLKKEFNVPITFRQLNEECSSIQTLTGYISKFIAPDQPLAEPQHNFPVQNIQPQDQDHTALSLLSAQLELIAKQIQLLTNLPQPAQHISPIIHAEVPQQVNKSINTALGELSKEEQKEISKPFGATPKIEFTKTELDGKQRLFLAELTQRYNSRTSKSKNYTVESRPYMADPRVVNGFKPALKDLIYPVVVKKSEGSRLWDLDDNEYIDALNGFGSNMLGYQPQFIKEALHNQIEKGFEVGPQHELAAEVSKLICEFTGFDRTGLCSTGSEAVMGCIRLARTVTARSTIVAFSGSYHGIFDEVLVRGTKKLKSFPAAAGIMPEAVENILILDYGTDETLAIIKQRANEIAGVLVEPVQSRRPDFVPVAFLTELRKITLDHSIALIFDEVITGFRMHPGGAQAQFGIKADLAAYGKVVGAGIPIGVIAGERKFMDALDGGLWNYGDSSIPEVGITYFAGTFVRHPLALAAAKASLLYIKEQGPALQQRLNEKGNFIAQALDKEISARQLPIKIVNYGSLWKIKFEQDIPYSELLFVLMREKGIHILDGFPCFMTEATTYDDISKIISAFTSSIDALIGAGFFPDYRNLETERAIHQNTAVVIDNNTPPIAGARLGKDCFGNPAWFLEDPQNDKKFLQIQL, encoded by the coding sequence ATGCTTAATAATACCCTATCTGCCCTTATCACTGCCCAATGTAATGTATCTCCACATAACATTGCTCTCGAATATAATAATCAGTCGCTTGCCTATGGCGAACTTGAAGCCAGATCTAATCAGTTAGCTAATTTCCTGATCCAAAACGGCATTGATAAGGATTCGAGAGTTCCTATACTGCTTAACAGATCATTCGAAATGATTATTGCTATTTTGGCAATAATGAAATGTGGCGCAAGTTACGTACCTATTGATCCTTCTTATCCTATGGAAAGGATTAGCTATATAATTGACGACATTGACGCAAATTTTCTCATTACCGCCTTTAAAACCCCGCCAAATTTCGCTGGCACCACTATACTGCTGGATGGGAACTCATCTCCTATTGATACGGCTCCAAAAACCCCGTTACCAGTAATTACAGATGGGGAAGCAATAAGTTATATTATCTATACCTCCGGTTCAACAGGGAAACCCAAAGGCGTGGTTGTTCAAAATAAAGCGGTGAGTAGCTTCATCATCAATCAAAGCAGTTATTACGGCATAACAGCTGCAGATAGAATTTTGTTATTTTCAAGTATATCATTCGATGCTTCTGTTGAACAAATATTTATTGCCTTAACTACCGGTGCATGTTTGGTTTTGTTACCTGAAGAGCTATTGGCCGACGTAGAAAGGTTTACACAATATGTTTCCGATAAGAAAATCACACATCTGGACGTTACCCCTGGCTTCTTAGAAAACCTTGACCCGGAAAAATATACAACACTAAAAAGAATCGTTGTTGGTGGCGATGTTTGTCCAAAGGCCTTGTTTTTGAAATGGCAGTCGAAAGGCGAATTTTATAATGTTTATGGCCCAACAGAAGCAACGGTAACTGCAACTGCCTTCAGGTGTAGCGCTGATCAGATTTCGCTCTCCGAGTCTTTACCCATTGGTGAACCATTGGCCGGAACAGCCGTTTATATTCTCGATGAAACAAAGCAAATGGTAGCGGCCGGAAAAGTAGGCGAAATTTATATAACTGGCTTACAACTGGCAAAGGGCTATTTAAATAATGATACACTAACAGCACAAAATTTTATAAAAATAAGCTCACTTGGCAACCACCTGTTTTACAAAACCGGTGATATGGGAAGATGGCTCGCAGATGGAAACATTGAATATATTGGAAGACGCGATGAACAGGTAAAAATAAGAGGTTACAGAATTGAGATTGGCGAAATTGAAAATGCGTTAAATGCAAGTCCGCTCATTAGCCAAAGCGTTGTATTAGTTAAAAGTAACACGGAGAGTGATAAGCAACTGATTGCATTTGTGGTTTCTGATACAACATTTAACAAAACAGATATTGAGGCTTATTTAAGCACCAGGCTGCCAGAATATATGATACCCAGAATTTGGGTAGAACTCGAGCAAATGCCGCTTACCATTAGTGGCAAGATTGACAAAAAAAAGCTGGTTATTCCTGATTATTCGGATTTGCTTACTACCCCCTATGTAGCACCCAGAACTGCACTCGAGATAAAAATTGCTGCCATTTGGAAAGAGGTGTTAACAGCGAAACGCATCGGTGTAAACGACAATTTTTTCGACCTCGGTGGCAACTCGCTTTTATCGCAACGTTTAATTATTGCCATGGATTCACAGGATATCAAAATACCTGTGGTAAAGCTTTATCAGTATCCTACTGTTTCAGGACTTTCAAATTACCTCACAAAGGCATTGGAATCCACTCGATTAAAACGTCATTCGAGCGGTAATAATTCCAGGGATATTGCTGTAATTGGGATGGCAGGCAGATTTCCAGGAGCAGAAACCATTGCCGAACTCTGGGATATATTGGCTCAGGGCAGGGAAACAACCACCTTTTTTAGTGATGAGGACCTAGATGTTAATATACCAGAGCAGGTAAAAAAAGATCCGCTGTATATTAAAGCACGTGGTATTATTAAAAATCCAAAAATGTTCGATCCGGATTTTTTCGGCATAAACAGAAAATTGGCTGAGCTAATGGATCCTCAGCACAGAATATTTCTGGAGATTGCATTTGAAGTATTAGAGAAAACAGGTCACCTTCCTTCAAAAGTTGATTATAAAACAGGTGTATTCGCTGGCTGTGGACCGAACTTCTATTATGAAACCAATGTACTTGCACACCCCGATAAAATCGAGACAATGGGTAAGCTACAGGTTACCACAGTTAACGATAAAGATTACATCGCTTCCAGAACAGCTTATCATCTCAACCTTAAAGGACCTGCAATTAATATCAATTCGGCCTGTTCTACCTCCCTACTGGCCATTTTAGAGGCCGTAAATAGTTTAAGGGCCATGCAATGCGACATCGCCATGGCAGGTGGAGCAAGTATAAATGCGTCCATCAATAGTGGTCATATTTACCAGGAAGGAAGCATTTTAAGTAAAGACGGACATTGCCGGCCTTTCGATGATGAATCGACAGGTACCGTTTTTAGTGATGGTGCGGGTGTGGTGCTACTAAAAAGACTTGAAGATGCCCAGGCCGACGGTGATACGATATATGCAGTAATTAGGGGTGTTGGTGTAAGCAATGATGGTTACGATAAAGCCAGCTTTACCGCCCCAAGTACTGATGGTCAGGCAGATGCGGTACTCTCAGCCATTGTAGACGCCGATATCGAAACCACAGAAATCACCTACATCGAAACCCACGGTACCGGCACGCCCATTGGCGATCCGATTGAATTTGAAGGACTTGTGCAGGCTTTCGGAAATCAGGTTAATAAGCAATATTGTGCCATAGGCTCGATAAAAAGTAATTTCGGCCATCTTACAGAAGCAGCCGGTGTAGCCAGTTTTATTAAAACCTGTTTATCTCTTTATCATAAAAAACTAGTACCATCAATTGGTTTCAATACCCCGAATAAGAATATCAATTTTAATAACAGCCCATTTTATGTAAACGATCAACTGCAGGATTGGACTGATGAAAAGAAGGTTGCTGGAGTGAGTTCTTTCGGGGTGGGCGGTACGAATGTACACGTTATTCTGGAAGGTTATGAAAATAACATCGATACCACCAGTACCAGCCGTGAATATGAGCTGATTGCGATATCGGCAAAATCAGCCGAAAGTTTGATCAGTTACAAATCGCAGTTGAAAAACTTTGCATCTCTTCATACGGCAACCCTGGCTGAAGACCTTGGTTTCTCACTACAAAACTCTCGTGGCTTTTTCAACCACCGGGGTTTCGTAATTGTTGATACTAAAAAAAATCTGGCAGAACAGCTGGCGACCAACAATCAGGATTTATTTTTCAATAAACAGTTGACAAAAAAAGCAAACGACCTCGTTTTTATGTTTCCAGGACAAGGCTCCCAATATCACAACATGGGCTCTGGGCTCTATCAGCAAGAACCAGTGTACCGCCAAGCCATTGATGAGTGTGCTGACATTTTGAAAGCGTTAATCGGGAGTGACCTCAGAAATCTTTTATTTTCTGCTAATCAGGGAACAGAAGTATTGCAGAACACGCAATATGCTCAGCCTGCAATTTTCGCCACCGAATATGCGATGGCTAAATTATGGATGAGTTTTGGATGTAATCCGGCTTTGCTTTGTGGCCACAGTGTTGGCGAATATGTAGCCGCGCATTTAGCAGGAATTTTTTCGCTGGCTGATGCACTTAAACTGGTTGCACTTAGGGGAAAAATGATAAGCGAATTGCCCGCAGGCGGAATGTTATCCATCAGGGTTAAAAATCTGGATCTCCTTAGTATTTTACCAGCAGATCTTTCTATTGCAGCAGAAAATACCAAAAACTTATATGTTATCGCCGGTCCGGTTGAATCGCTTTCCAGCTTTCAGACCAAACTTGAAGGGCTCGGTATTCCGGGTAAATTTCTTTCATCGAAACATGCATTTCACTCATCCATGATGGATCCGGTAATACCTGCATTCCGCAAGCTAGTAGCTACGATCAGTCTTTCTGGTCCAAAAACGCCTGTAATGTCAACAGTAACAGGTAGTTTGCTTGAGGATAAGGACGCACTTAATATAGACTACTGGACAGATCATTTGAGAAAAACGGTAAAATTTGAAACTGCTATAACACATATTGCCGCCACTTACGATCCAATATTTCTGGAGGTTGGCCCTGGTGATACCCTAAGCATTTTTACCAAACAGATAGTAATGGAGCAGCCCGTTGCAAGCGCAGTGATTCCAGGCGTGAAACAAGGAGATGCAGACACCAGGCAGCTTATTCATTCCCTGGGCAGGCTATTTCTGGAAGGGCATGAAATAAACTGGGAGGAATACTATAAAAATCAACAGCGGAAGTTTCTCGAACTTCCATCGTATTGCTTCGACCGGAAAAAATACTGGGTAGAGCCAGCCCAGAACAATCTGCCTCACCAGGGAAAAACTAAATTCAACGATATAACTATGGATACCGATCAGCAAGAGATGCAAACAAAGATGCTTTTTACAAAAGTAAAAACTGTACTGGAAAATTCTTCAGGGATAGAGTTTGAAGGAGTAGATATCAGTAAAAACTTTCTGGAAATCGGTTTCGATTCACTATTGCTTACCCAGGTAGCCAGTTCGCTCAAAAAAGAGTTTAATGTGCCCATCACTTTCAGACAGTTAAATGAAGAATGCTCCTCTATACAAACGTTAACAGGTTATATAAGTAAATTTATTGCGCCAGACCAGCCTTTAGCAGAACCGCAGCACAACTTTCCAGTTCAAAACATTCAACCTCAAGATCAGGATCATACCGCTTTATCGCTGCTTTCTGCCCAGCTTGAGCTGATTGCCAAACAGATCCAGCTGTTAACCAACCTTCCGCAGCCTGCGCAACACATTAGCCCAATTATCCATGCCGAAGTACCTCAGCAGGTCAACAAGTCAATAAATACCGCATTGGGTGAATTATCAAAGGAAGAACAAAAAGAAATAAGCAAGCCATTTGGTGCCACACCAAAAATCGAATTTACCAAAACAGAACTTGATGGAAAACAACGTCTTTTCTTGGCCGAACTGACTCAACGCTACAATTCAAGAACATCGAAAAGTAAAAACTATACTGTTGAAAGCAGACCTTACATGGCCGACCCAAGGGTTGTAAATGGCTTTAAGCCAGCCCTCAAGGATCTGATTTATCCTGTAGTTGTAAAAAAATCTGAAGGTAGCAGGCTTTGGGACCTGGATGATAATGAATACATTGATGCTCTGAATGGATTTGGATCCAATATGCTGGGCTATCAACCGCAATTTATTAAAGAAGCACTCCATAACCAGATTGAAAAAGGTTTTGAGGTGGGCCCGCAACATGAATTGGCTGCAGAGGTGAGTAAACTGATTTGTGAATTTACCGGATTTGACCGAACAGGCCTATGCAGCACAGGTTCTGAAGCTGTGATGGGCTGTATCCGATTAGCCAGAACCGTTACTGCCCGTTCAACAATTGTTGCATTTTCAGGTTCTTACCACGGTATTTTTGACGAAGTATTGGTAAGGGGAACAAAAAAATTAAAATCTTTTCCGGCAGCAGCAGGCATTATGCCCGAGGCCGTAGAAAACATTCTCATCCTTGATTATGGAACAGATGAAACGCTTGCAATAATTAAGCAAAGAGCGAATGAAATTGCCGGAGTGTTGGTAGAACCTGTTCAAAGCAGACGGCCGGATTTTGTACCGGTTGCGTTTTTAACTGAACTTCGCAAAATCACCCTTGATCATTCCATTGCACTAATATTTGATGAAGTAATAACAGGATTCAGAATGCACCCAGGAGGCGCACAGGCCCAATTTGGCATAAAAGCAGATCTGGCAGCTTACGGAAAAGTAGTTGGTGCAGGGATTCCCATAGGCGTAATTGCTGGTGAAAGAAAATTTATGGATGCGCTTGATGGCGGCTTATGGAATTATGGTGATAGTTCGATACCTGAAGTAGGAATTACCTATTTTGCCGGAACCTTTGTACGCCATCCCCTGGCACTTGCCGCAGCCAAAGCATCGCTTCTATATATAAAAGAACAAGGACCTGCGTTGCAACAGAGATTAAATGAAAAGGGAAATTTTATTGCTCAGGCATTAGATAAGGAAATTTCGGCAAGACAGCTACCAATCAAGATCGTTAACTATGGTTCGCTATGGAAAATAAAGTTCGAACAGGACATACCCTACAGCGAACTGCTTTTTGTACTTATGAGAGAAAAGGGAATCCATATTCTGGATGGCTTCCCCTGTTTTATGACGGAGGCTACAACTTATGATGACATTAGTAAAATCATTAGCGCTTTTACCTCATCCATTGATGCACTTATCGGAGCTGGCTTTTTTCCTGATTACCGCAATCTCGAAACGGAGCGAGCAATACATCAGAATACTGCCGTTGTAATTGACAATAATACGCCTCCAATTGCCGGAGCGAGGCTAGGAAAAGACTGCTTCGGTAACCCTGCCTGGTTTTTAGAAGATCCGCAAAACGATAAGAAATTCTTACAGATTCAATTATAA
- a CDS encoding CRP-like cAMP-binding protein (product_source=COG0664; cath_funfam=1.10.10.10; cog=COG0664; pfam=PF13545; smart=SM00419; superfamily=46785), which translates to MACMAAETVSRTLSDFKDEQLIDRNGTKITVINHEGLSKMKN; encoded by the coding sequence ATGGCATGCATGGCAGCAGAAACGGTGAGCCGCACCTTATCTGATTTTAAGGATGAACAGCTCATTGATAGAAACGGAACAAAGATTACGGTAATTAACCACGAAGGGCTCTCTAAAATGAAAAATTGA
- a CDS encoding hypothetical protein (product_source=Hypo-rule applied; superfamily=50249), whose product MRKGKILSVDPAGGHGLIEDENEQEIKFILDSLSIQVDVTDEVKFEIAMGICGLIAVDLMLL is encoded by the coding sequence ATGAGGAAGGGAAAAATATTGAGTGTGGACCCAGCCGGGGGACATGGTCTCATTGAGGATGAGAATGAACAGGAGATTAAATTTATTTTGGATAGCTTGAGCATACAGGTTGATGTTACTGATGAAGTAAAGTTTGAGATTGCTATGGGGATTTGTGGTTTAATAGCGGTAGATCTCATGTTACTGTAG
- a CDS encoding GT2 family glycosyltransferase (product_source=COG1216; cog=COG1216; pfam=PF00535; superfamily=53448): MTLTSIITVNYNQPGVTLDLLSSIKKNCALDEIEVILIDNASDIDYGTQFKASYPTLKYIRSEVNLGFSGGNNLGIQQATGQHILLINNDTELIPGFVEQLNAEMLARPEIGILSPLIVYHDDPDIIQYAGYTPINFITGRNETIGLGHLNKGQYANVSCETSFCHGAAMMCRKADIDQIGMMPEQYFLYYEELDWCEMFKRAGKKIWFTAKTHILHKESMSVGKESAIKTYFITRNRLLFMRRNTSWMNVMLFSLYYLVMAVPKQLFGYLVKGRTDLIPFVFKALFWNLFHSKKHVTSHLSNKLIIAPHSK, from the coding sequence ATGACATTAACCTCAATCATTACCGTAAACTATAATCAGCCCGGAGTTACCCTAGATCTGTTGAGTTCAATTAAAAAAAATTGTGCTTTAGATGAGATCGAAGTGATCCTGATTGATAATGCGAGCGATATAGATTATGGAACTCAGTTTAAAGCCAGTTATCCTACACTAAAATACATCCGTTCGGAGGTAAATCTGGGTTTTTCGGGAGGCAACAACTTAGGTATACAACAAGCCACCGGACAGCACATTTTATTGATAAATAATGATACTGAGCTTATACCAGGGTTTGTTGAGCAGCTTAATGCAGAAATGCTTGCCCGACCTGAAATAGGCATTCTCTCTCCTTTAATCGTTTACCATGATGATCCGGACATTATCCAGTACGCTGGCTACACCCCAATAAACTTTATTACAGGAAGAAACGAAACCATTGGGTTAGGCCATTTAAATAAAGGACAGTATGCCAATGTCAGTTGCGAAACATCGTTTTGCCACGGTGCCGCAATGATGTGCAGAAAAGCAGACATCGATCAGATTGGTATGATGCCCGAGCAATATTTCTTGTATTATGAGGAATTGGATTGGTGTGAAATGTTCAAACGTGCGGGCAAAAAAATATGGTTTACCGCAAAAACACATATTCTCCACAAAGAATCGATGAGTGTAGGGAAAGAAAGTGCCATTAAAACGTACTTTATTACCCGCAACCGCCTGTTGTTTATGCGGCGTAATACCAGTTGGATGAACGTAATGCTTTTTAGCCTGTATTACCTCGTAATGGCTGTTCCGAAACAATTATTTGGCTACCTAGTTAAAGGAAGAACAGACCTCATACCTTTCGTTTTTAAGGCACTATTCTGGAACTTATTCCATTCTAAAAAACACGTTACAAGCCATTTATCCAATAAGTTAATAATAGCACCCCACAGCAAATAG